From a single Anaerolineaceae bacterium oral taxon 439 genomic region:
- a CDS encoding type 2 isopentenyl-diphosphate Delta-isomerase, whose amino-acid sequence MTEKKQPETKIQTRKDEHLRICLEEDVRSETTTGFERYRLIPAAAREADYLTFSLRTGFLGKAIAAPLLISSMTGGTERGAEINRNLCLAAEWMRIPLALGSLRVYTETNDWRGLADIRLSAPTAPVLANFGAVQLNYGMTVGAIREAVELIRADGLILHFNPLQELIQLGGDTNFSGLMAKIAELRKEIAIPLIAKEVGFGFDVRTAGRLIDAGFDWIDVAGAGGTSWAKVEIAARGERLDDSVYAPFRDFGLPTAEAVRRIHAAFPNMPLIASGGIRTGVDMRKAELLGARMFGVAMPFLRPALEGPEAVCRLVERLVTQYKTARFVSSGIEPAGDSNEGRADHERGVYFED is encoded by the coding sequence ATGACCGAGAAGAAGCAGCCGGAAACGAAGATTCAGACGCGAAAAGATGAACATTTGCGGATCTGCCTTGAAGAGGACGTCCGTTCTGAAACGACGACCGGATTCGAGCGGTACCGCCTGATTCCTGCGGCGGCGCGGGAGGCGGACTATCTGACGTTTTCGCTGCGGACCGGGTTTCTCGGAAAAGCGATCGCGGCGCCGCTGTTGATTTCGTCGATGACGGGCGGAACGGAGCGTGGCGCGGAGATCAATCGGAACCTATGCCTTGCCGCGGAGTGGATGCGGATCCCGCTGGCGTTGGGGTCGCTGCGCGTGTATACCGAGACGAACGACTGGCGCGGGTTAGCCGATATTCGGCTGAGCGCGCCGACGGCCCCGGTTTTAGCGAATTTCGGCGCGGTTCAGTTGAATTATGGAATGACGGTCGGCGCGATCCGCGAGGCGGTCGAGTTGATTCGTGCGGACGGATTGATTTTGCATTTTAATCCGCTTCAGGAGTTGATCCAGCTGGGAGGCGATACGAATTTTTCCGGACTGATGGCGAAGATTGCCGAGCTGCGAAAAGAAATCGCGATCCCGCTGATCGCGAAAGAGGTCGGGTTTGGCTTCGACGTCAGGACTGCGGGGCGGCTGATTGACGCGGGGTTCGATTGGATTGACGTCGCCGGGGCCGGTGGAACGTCATGGGCGAAAGTTGAAATCGCGGCCCGGGGCGAACGTCTCGACGACAGCGTTTACGCGCCGTTCCGGGATTTTGGGCTCCCGACCGCGGAGGCGGTCCGCCGGATCCATGCGGCGTTCCCGAATATGCCGCTGATCGCTTCGGGTGGAATCCGCACGGGCGTTGACATGCGCAAGGCCGAACTGTTGGGCGCGCGCATGTTTGGGGTTGCGATGCCGTTCCTGCGGCCGGCGTTGGAAGGGCCGGAGGCGGTCTGCCGGCTGGTCGAACGGTTGGTGACGCAGTATAAGACGGCGCGGTTCGTATCCTCCGGGATCGAGCCGGCCGGCGATTCGAACGAAGGGAGAGCGGACCATGAACGAGGCGTATATTTCGAGGATTAA